A stretch of Sulfurimonas xiamenensis DNA encodes these proteins:
- a CDS encoding transglutaminase-like cysteine peptidase, with product MFILRVLILSIFFINIASADTPYVDKKILKKIDKKYKIYAKKRFLALQETLDSVKNRSEMEKLEAVNNFFNDVRYASDMKIYGKKDYWATPWEFLAKDRGDCEDFVISKYFALKYLGIDYKKLFFTYVRSTRFKEPHMVLTYFKTTKSEPLILDNYNRKIFPASQREDLTPIYNFNGDLLDEADKNNKKSHKKWDELKLNMQREKI from the coding sequence ATGTTTATCTTAAGAGTGCTTATATTATCAATATTTTTTATAAATATAGCTTCTGCAGATACGCCTTATGTAGATAAAAAAATATTAAAAAAAATTGACAAAAAATACAAAATATACGCGAAAAAAAGATTTTTAGCTCTTCAAGAAACTCTTGATTCTGTAAAAAACAGGAGTGAAATGGAAAAACTTGAAGCGGTAAATAATTTTTTTAACGATGTAAGATATGCGAGCGATATGAAGATATATGGTAAAAAAGATTATTGGGCCACTCCATGGGAATTTTTGGCCAAAGACAGAGGAGATTGCGAAGATTTCGTGATAAGCAAATATTTTGCTCTTAAATATCTTGGGATTGACTATAAAAAACTTTTTTTTACATATGTTCGCTCCACAAGATTTAAGGAGCCGCATATGGTTTTAACATACTTTAAAACAACAAAAAGCGAACCGCTTATTTTAGATAATTATAATCGTAAAATATTTCCTGCATCGCAAAGAGAAGATTTAACTCCAATCTACAACTTTAATGGAGATCTGCTTGATGAAGCAGACAAAAACAATAAAAAATCTCATAAAAAATGGGATGAATTAAAACTAAATATGCAAAGGGAAAAAATATGA
- a CDS encoding B12-binding domain-containing radical SAM protein yields MAKILLTTLNSRFAHTSIALRYLYANLKELQDDAKILEFSINDATQTIVEKLLIHTPDIIGIGVYIWNVSQVNELIHIIKKISPSIKIVLGGPEVSHEPFRVNLDDADFIIQGEGDEAFYKLCKNILNGKTSQRVIKMSMPSLKDISLPYRFYTDDDIKNRYIYVEASRGCPFECEFCLSSIDEKVRAFDLEKLLEEFELLWQRGARNFKFIDRTFNLNIKTANVLLNFFLQKKPPYFAHFEVVPDHFPQLLKEKISKFPPGALQLEIGIQTLNPQIAKNISRSLKLDKIKENIRFLEENTNAHLHLDLIVGLPGEHLESFGANLDELISLSNSEIQIGILKKLSGTSINRHDIEHGMIYSNIPPYDVLQTSTLSFMDIQIMKRFSRFWDLFYNSGNFKKSIKLLWHNESVYKNFYAFSLWIYAQTDSTWHISLQRLGELLFKYLCEVKKTDAKLIAKNMLEDIMKIKGRAIPNYLKPYAKNFTSKSKDGTSGFNKRQH; encoded by the coding sequence ATGGCAAAAATCTTATTAACAACTTTAAATTCTCGATTTGCACACACTTCTATTGCGCTTAGATATCTCTATGCTAATCTCAAAGAGCTGCAAGATGATGCAAAAATCTTGGAATTTAGCATTAACGATGCAACACAGACTATTGTAGAAAAACTTCTTATTCACACTCCTGATATTATAGGCATAGGCGTTTATATTTGGAATGTCTCTCAAGTGAACGAACTTATACATATCATTAAAAAGATATCTCCCTCTATAAAGATTGTTCTAGGGGGACCGGAAGTGTCTCATGAACCGTTTCGAGTAAATTTAGATGATGCCGATTTTATTATTCAGGGTGAAGGTGACGAAGCATTTTATAAATTATGTAAAAATATACTAAATGGCAAAACTTCTCAAAGAGTTATAAAAATGAGTATGCCTTCACTCAAAGATATTTCTCTTCCATACAGATTTTATACGGATGATGATATAAAAAACAGATATATCTATGTAGAAGCTTCAAGAGGCTGCCCTTTTGAGTGCGAATTTTGTCTCTCATCTATAGATGAAAAAGTAAGAGCATTTGACTTGGAAAAACTTTTAGAAGAGTTTGAACTGCTTTGGCAAAGAGGCGCTCGAAACTTTAAATTTATTGACAGGACTTTTAACCTCAACATTAAAACGGCAAATGTCCTGCTTAATTTCTTTTTACAAAAAAAACCTCCCTATTTTGCACATTTTGAAGTTGTACCTGATCATTTTCCGCAATTGCTCAAAGAAAAAATTTCAAAATTTCCTCCCGGTGCGCTTCAGCTTGAGATAGGAATACAGACTCTAAACCCTCAGATTGCAAAAAACATTTCAAGATCTCTAAAATTGGACAAAATAAAAGAAAATATACGATTTTTAGAAGAAAATACCAATGCACATCTGCATCTTGATCTCATAGTAGGTCTTCCGGGCGAACATTTAGAGAGTTTTGGAGCAAATCTTGATGAATTGATTTCTCTTAGCAATTCAGAGATACAAATTGGAATACTGAAAAAACTCTCAGGCACTTCCATCAATCGTCATGATATAGAACATGGCATGATCTATAGCAATATACCTCCTTATGATGTATTGCAAACTTCTACACTCTCTTTTATGGATATTCAAATAATGAAAAGATTTTCAAGATTTTGGGATCTTTTTTACAACAGCGGCAATTTTAAAAAAAGCATAAAACTTCTTTGGCACAATGAAAGTGTATATAAAAACTTTTATGCTTTTAGTTTATGGATATATGCGCAAACCGATTCCACATGGCATATTTCACTGCAAAGACTGGGTGAACTCCTATTTAAATACCTTTGTGAAGTTAAAAAAACAGATGCAAAACTTATTGCAAAAAATATGCTTGAAGATATAATGAAGATAAAAGGCAGAGCGATTCCAAACTATCTAAAACCATATGCTAAAAACTTCACCTCAAAGAGTAAAGATGGAACCTCTGGTTTTAACAAAAGACAGCATTAA
- a CDS encoding MFS transporter: protein MSLLLAVFYFFYFSIIGVYVIFLPKVLSIAGYGASDIGIIFAAAPLVRFVVPFAFIKGLKINVKSFNVSLLIMCLSAVSFYFSLDSFYKLLFSNITLGVGLSIVLPYVEVISLKHLGKEDYGKIRLFGSVGFVLVALVLVKFLSSPSVALIYLLVLTFITSIFAYVIAKRADALLQRSEEVTNDINLLKDWRLWAGLTLMQVSFGSFYNFFTIYVTDHGITLDIAVYLWSFGVVVEIFMLYFQGALLRRNLLFILQFTTFATALRWFILFIFPDNVTMLFISQALHALSFALFHSAAISYLFYLYKHKSLAQQLFSGITYGFGAFAGALIAGYVYELYPSYLFLSATLIALIATYSLYLWGINSKKINNLQSN, encoded by the coding sequence ATGTCATTACTTTTAGCAGTTTTTTACTTTTTTTATTTTTCTATCATCGGTGTTTATGTAATATTTTTGCCGAAGGTTTTGTCTATAGCAGGCTATGGTGCAAGCGATATCGGCATCATATTTGCGGCGGCTCCGCTTGTGCGTTTTGTTGTCCCGTTTGCATTTATAAAAGGTCTTAAAATAAATGTAAAGAGCTTCAATGTTTCGCTTCTTATTATGTGTCTTAGTGCTGTTTCATTTTACTTTTCACTGGATAGTTTTTATAAACTTCTTTTTTCAAACATTACTCTTGGAGTTGGGCTTAGCATCGTTCTTCCTTATGTTGAGGTTATATCGCTTAAGCATTTAGGTAAAGAGGATTATGGCAAAATAAGACTTTTTGGTTCTGTGGGGTTTGTCTTGGTTGCTTTGGTGCTGGTAAAGTTTTTAAGTTCTCCTAGTGTCGCGCTTATTTATCTGCTTGTTTTAACATTTATTACATCGATTTTTGCTTATGTAATTGCAAAGAGGGCGGATGCTCTTTTACAGAGGAGCGAAGAGGTAACCAATGATATAAATCTTTTAAAAGATTGGAGATTGTGGGCGGGGCTTACGCTTATGCAGGTGAGTTTCGGCTCATTTTACAACTTTTTTACCATCTATGTTACCGACCATGGAATAACGCTGGATATTGCAGTGTATCTATGGAGCTTTGGAGTTGTTGTCGAGATTTTTATGCTCTATTTTCAAGGTGCGCTTCTTCGCAGAAACCTTCTTTTTATACTTCAATTTACTACATTTGCAACCGCTTTAAGATGGTTTATACTTTTTATATTTCCCGATAATGTGACCATGCTTTTTATATCTCAAGCTCTGCATGCACTCAGTTTTGCGCTATTTCACTCCGCAGCGATTAGCTATCTCTTTTATCTTTATAAGCATAAATCTTTGGCACAACAGCTTTTTTCAGGTATAACTTACGGTTTTGGGGCATTTGCCGGAGCTCTTATAGCCGGGTATGTATATGAGCTATATCCAAGCTATCTCTTCTTAAGTGCGACTCTCATCGCACTTATTGCAACATACTCTTTATATTTGTGGGGAATTAATTCAAAAAAGATTAATAATCTGCAATCAAATTAA
- a CDS encoding DUF481 domain-containing protein has translation MKKLVLSLSIVAACTLAASEAEIKNEIANAKAKVAKINEEIKTLESQLPKPSYTLNAHAELGYIVNSGNTDTEAFNLDAKVKNSFDKHSLELSLLYQYGEENSIESKNKFLSELLYDYMINDRFSFNYLAGYKDDKFSGFNYQFYTGPGAKYKVMKTQTQELAFDGNILYAYDDIEDTYKDTLGNTVSYPFPAGSINQNDGYSDSYAAYRVQAVYSAKIRENLKFNQTLSYRSEFSDADNFFVYSKSSLAVKISDIFSAGVNYYVDYINEPAAGKTSTDRVFSFNLIADY, from the coding sequence ATGAAAAAACTGGTATTAAGCCTATCTATTGTTGCTGCTTGTACTTTAGCAGCAAGTGAAGCAGAGATTAAAAACGAAATAGCAAATGCAAAAGCAAAAGTTGCAAAGATCAATGAAGAGATTAAAACTCTTGAATCGCAACTTCCAAAACCAAGCTATACTCTAAATGCACATGCGGAGCTTGGCTACATTGTCAATTCAGGAAATACAGATACAGAAGCTTTTAACCTTGATGCCAAAGTTAAAAACAGTTTTGACAAACACTCACTAGAGTTATCTCTGCTCTATCAATATGGTGAAGAGAACAGTATCGAGAGCAAAAACAAATTTTTAAGCGAACTTCTCTATGACTATATGATAAATGATAGATTTTCCTTTAACTATCTAGCCGGCTATAAAGATGATAAATTTTCCGGTTTTAACTATCAGTTTTATACGGGTCCGGGTGCTAAATATAAAGTTATGAAAACTCAGACACAGGAGTTGGCATTTGATGGAAATATTTTATATGCATATGATGATATTGAAGATACATACAAAGATACGCTTGGCAATACTGTTTCATATCCATTTCCTGCGGGAAGCATCAATCAAAATGATGGATATAGCGACTCTTATGCTGCATACAGAGTACAAGCAGTTTATAGTGCAAAAATAAGAGAAAATCTAAAATTTAATCAAACACTTAGCTATAGATCAGAATTTTCTGATGCAGACAATTTTTTCGTCTACTCAAAAAGTTCTCTCGCAGTTAAAATATCTGATATTTTTTCCGCAGGTGTAAACTACTATGTTGACTATATAAATGAACCGGCAGCCGGTAAAACTTCTACAGATAGAGTGTTTTCTTTTAATTTGATTGCAGATTATTAA
- a CDS encoding mechanosensitive ion channel family protein codes for MDISKYTDLAIMYASEYGLKIIVAIAIFFIGKFIVKKIMTIMKNIMTKANVDRTLAEFLANVIYFTLLIVVILASLNTLGINTTSFLAVFGAASLAIGLALKDSLSNIGAAVLIIIFRPFNVGDYIDAAGASGTIEEINLFSTIMVTPDNKTIMIPNASVIGSNIINYSNKPTRRVSLVFGIDYNDDLKLAKETLMQIIKEDKRVLQEPAPFVAVGELADNSVNFVFRVWVKTEEYWDVHFDMLEKVKLAFDDKGISIPFPQMSIHLQEQKTEGQK; via the coding sequence ATGGATATATCAAAATACACTGACTTGGCTATAATGTATGCTAGTGAGTATGGATTAAAGATCATTGTTGCTATAGCTATATTTTTTATCGGTAAGTTTATAGTTAAAAAAATTATGACAATTATGAAAAATATAATGACAAAGGCAAATGTTGATCGCACATTGGCTGAATTTTTAGCAAATGTTATCTACTTTACACTCTTAATTGTAGTGATTTTGGCTTCATTAAATACGCTTGGCATAAACACAACATCATTTTTGGCTGTATTTGGTGCTGCATCTTTGGCTATCGGTCTGGCACTTAAAGATTCACTATCAAATATCGGTGCAGCAGTACTTATAATTATATTTCGTCCATTTAATGTTGGAGACTATATAGATGCTGCCGGGGCTTCTGGTACGATAGAGGAGATAAATCTTTTCTCAACCATAATGGTGACTCCGGATAATAAAACAATAATGATTCCAAACGCTTCAGTCATCGGTTCAAACATAATAAATTACTCAAACAAGCCTACGCGCAGAGTAAGTCTTGTTTTTGGAATTGACTATAATGATGATTTAAAACTTGCAAAAGAGACTTTAATGCAAATCATAAAAGAGGATAAAAGAGTCTTGCAAGAACCCGCTCCTTTTGTGGCAGTAGGTGAATTGGCAGACAATAGTGTAAATTTTGTATTTCGTGTCTGGGTAAAAACAGAAGAGTATTGGGATGTTCACTTTGATATGTTAGAAAAGGTAAAACTGGCATTTGATGATAAAGGCATCTCGATTCCTTTCCCACAAATGAGCATACACTTACAAGAACAAAAAACAGAAGGACAAAAATGA
- a CDS encoding DUF481 domain-containing protein has translation MKFYLLITLITTQYLFALVSIAPVEIGEKPGFSNSIETSLETTRGNTDTDSYKASLRTTYDNNTSYVVWAEVSGAYGKASGEENTNKLFSHIRYIHALTDETLRAELFAQLQNDKFRQINSRALGGAGLRFKLFDLLKNGKGYFGAGIFYENIRYENPIIDPTEDNVRVNSYFSYAIEFNKTSSAAYTLYYQPKVDDFSDNVQSHELELKLNIYQNLFLKFSLSYNTDSEPPLGVKKYDFTQNTSFIFNF, from the coding sequence ATGAAATTTTACCTACTAATTACACTTATAACAACACAATATCTCTTTGCATTGGTATCAATTGCTCCCGTAGAGATTGGAGAAAAACCGGGCTTTTCAAACAGCATTGAAACTTCTTTGGAAACAACAAGAGGCAATACAGATACAGACAGCTACAAAGCATCTCTTCGAACAACATATGATAACAATACAAGCTATGTTGTTTGGGCTGAAGTATCGGGAGCCTATGGCAAAGCGAGTGGAGAAGAAAATACAAATAAACTCTTCTCACATATAAGATATATTCATGCTCTTACAGATGAAACTCTTAGAGCTGAACTATTTGCGCAACTTCAAAATGATAAATTTAGACAAATTAACAGTAGAGCACTAGGCGGAGCTGGGCTAAGATTTAAACTTTTTGACCTTCTCAAAAACGGCAAAGGTTATTTTGGAGCCGGCATATTCTATGAAAATATAAGATACGAGAATCCTATTATTGACCCAACAGAAGATAATGTAAGAGTAAACTCCTATTTTTCTTATGCAATTGAGTTCAATAAAACTTCATCAGCCGCATATACTCTTTACTATCAACCTAAAGTTGATGATTTTAGTGACAATGTACAATCACACGAACTAGAGCTAAAGTTAAATATATATCAAAATCTATTTTTAAAATTCAGCCTCTCTTATAACACAGACAGCGAGCCTCCTCTGGGCGTAAAAAAATATGATTTCACCCAAAACACATCTTTTATTTTTAATTTTTAA
- a CDS encoding DUF309 domain-containing protein translates to MSRHKKQLESFIKNLRSENFYNAHEDLEVLWFERRFEDSDEVRLLKGFINASVCFELHKKNRIEASKKVWNNYLKYRDLIEHINSPYVEKYRLIIDEIEKIKKSFIK, encoded by the coding sequence ATGAGCAGACATAAAAAACAGCTAGAGAGCTTTATAAAAAACCTGCGAAGCGAGAACTTTTACAATGCTCATGAAGATTTAGAGGTTCTGTGGTTTGAGAGAAGGTTCGAAGACTCTGATGAAGTAAGGCTTCTCAAAGGATTTATCAACGCTTCCGTCTGCTTTGAGCTTCACAAAAAAAATAGAATAGAAGCCTCTAAAAAAGTTTGGAATAACTACTTGAAGTACAGAGATTTGATTGAACATATAAACTCCCCTTATGTAGAAAAATACCGCCTAATCATAGATGAAATAGAGAAAATCAAGAAGAGTTTTATAAAGTAG
- a CDS encoding metal ABC transporter permease: MTDILLVPIALVIILVMLHSYFGMEILKRGIIFTDLAIAQFAALGSSISLGYFHEEYFYLLTLSFALLSAFLIAFASTRKLHLEAFIGILYVLGASGIMMVLSHSAEGMEHFKSLLASDILFTPPIEVAKSGVIYAFIALGLYFIYPKLSGFLKELLFFSLLAITVTSSVSLAGVFVVFVLLIAPPFVALSLNFKKPLLGSFFFGWFFSISAIILSYFYDLPTGYGIVFLGAFLTAVAVLVTSKKAYES; the protein is encoded by the coding sequence ATGACAGATATTCTTCTTGTACCAATTGCTCTTGTTATTATTCTGGTGATGCTTCACTCCTATTTCGGGATGGAGATATTAAAGCGCGGTATCATCTTTACCGACCTTGCAATTGCGCAGTTTGCAGCTCTTGGCTCATCTATAAGTCTTGGCTATTTTCATGAAGAATATTTCTACCTCCTAACGCTTAGTTTTGCTCTTTTGAGTGCATTTCTTATAGCATTTGCTTCTACGCGCAAACTCCATTTAGAGGCGTTTATCGGAATACTTTATGTTTTAGGTGCAAGCGGCATCATGATGGTTCTCTCCCACTCTGCAGAGGGGATGGAGCACTTCAAGTCTCTGCTTGCCAGCGATATACTCTTTACTCCTCCCATTGAAGTTGCAAAAAGCGGAGTTATATACGCATTTATCGCTCTTGGACTCTACTTTATCTACCCGAAACTCAGCGGCTTTTTAAAAGAGCTTCTATTCTTTTCGCTTCTTGCCATTACCGTCACCTCATCTGTTTCACTTGCAGGAGTTTTTGTCGTTTTTGTGCTTCTTATTGCACCGCCGTTTGTAGCACTCTCACTAAACTTTAAAAAACCTTTACTCGGAAGTTTCTTTTTTGGATGGTTTTTTAGTATAAGCGCGATTATACTATCATATTTTTATGACTTGCCGACCGGCTATGGCATCGTTTTTTTAGGCGCATTTTTAACCGCGGTTGCAGTTTTAGTAACATCAAAAAAAGCATATGAAAGTTAA
- a CDS encoding metal ABC transporter substrate-binding protein encodes MKKLLTLLTLLPLTLLAHLNIAVSYPYIGALTKTIGGEHITTTVLAKGNWDPHFIIPRPSLITKVRNADALIMNGAQLEIGWLPPLINRAGNPKTSPSSATFLNLSHHIELINKPSEVDRKDGDIHPDGNPHFHLSPQNILFLAQTIKNFLISIDKKHYEVYEKNYADFSKMWNQKMSEWSQKMSDKKGLKVIQFHDNLAYFNKAYGLINIGTIEPLPGIPPSSRHTIETIELIKKENPCCILHDVYHSTKTADFISQKTGINIVLMPHDIEALDNINSLSALFDHLTSAIK; translated from the coding sequence ATGAAAAAACTACTAACACTGCTAACGCTTCTGCCGCTAACACTCTTAGCTCATCTAAATATAGCGGTAAGCTACCCTTATATAGGGGCGCTTACTAAAACAATAGGCGGGGAGCATATTACGACTACTGTTTTGGCAAAGGGAAACTGGGATCCGCACTTTATTATTCCCCGTCCTTCGCTTATTACAAAAGTGAGAAATGCCGATGCACTTATCATGAACGGAGCTCAGCTTGAGATCGGCTGGCTGCCTCCACTTATAAACCGTGCGGGGAATCCAAAAACTTCACCCTCCTCTGCAACATTTTTAAATCTTTCCCATCATATAGAGCTTATAAACAAGCCAAGCGAAGTAGATAGAAAAGACGGCGACATTCATCCCGATGGCAATCCGCACTTTCATCTAAGCCCGCAAAACATTCTGTTTTTGGCACAGACCATAAAAAATTTTTTAATCTCTATAGATAAAAAACACTATGAGGTTTACGAAAAAAACTATGCTGATTTTTCTAAGATGTGGAACCAAAAGATGAGTGAGTGGAGCCAAAAAATGAGCGATAAAAAAGGCTTAAAGGTTATCCAATTTCATGACAATTTAGCTTACTTTAACAAAGCCTACGGACTTATAAATATAGGCACTATCGAGCCTCTTCCCGGTATTCCTCCCTCATCAAGACATACCATAGAAACGATTGAGCTTATAAAAAAAGAGAATCCTTGCTGCATACTCCATGATGTTTATCACTCAACAAAAACAGCAGATTTTATAAGCCAAAAAACAGGCATAAATATAGTTTTAATGCCGCATGATATAGAAGCGCTGGACAACATAAACAGCTTAAGTGCGCTTTTTGATCATCTAACAAGTGCAATAAAATGA
- a CDS encoding 2'-5' RNA ligase family protein yields the protein MNTLFLAVKAKLDDYDTLKSEFSGIIKGKWARDEDLHVTICYFGTIYTIEELLNMLPRSIEKTQPSALTSLDFFSHNKILYAKPEGYALDKLHASLCTLFPLKSTASFTPHVTLMRMKKIDDTKAFKEVLNRYKNRKIGKIETTLELMQNCLSPEGSKYKSIKKFE from the coding sequence ATGAATACTCTATTTTTGGCTGTAAAAGCAAAACTTGATGATTACGATACTTTAAAATCAGAATTTTCTGGCATTATAAAAGGTAAATGGGCTAGAGATGAAGATTTGCATGTAACAATTTGTTATTTTGGGACTATATATACTATTGAAGAACTATTAAACATGCTGCCCCGTTCTATCGAAAAAACACAACCTTCAGCTCTGACATCTTTAGACTTTTTTTCTCATAACAAAATACTTTATGCTAAACCTGAAGGCTATGCACTCGATAAACTTCATGCATCTCTTTGCACTCTTTTTCCACTAAAATCAACTGCATCGTTTACTCCCCATGTAACACTGATGAGAATGAAAAAAATAGATGACACTAAAGCTTTTAAAGAGGTTTTAAATAGATATAAAAATAGGAAAATAGGAAAAATTGAAACGACTTTAGAACTTATGCAAAACTGCCTATCCCCCGAAGGTTCCAAGTATAAGAGCATTAAAAAATTTGAGTAA
- a CDS encoding Mut7-C RNAse domain-containing protein, translated as MKIENPPKFIADCHLGKLTKYLRIMGFDTLYFNTIDDNDLIELANSEDRIILTRDKGLHERTKAPTFYLDAIDNLKQLQELQREFGIKDYSLVPRCIVCNTELQKVQKSDIEAQLPPKVKKYFSEFEICPTCKRIYWHGDHYKRMIATIDSI; from the coding sequence ATGAAAATAGAAAATCCGCCTAAGTTTATCGCTGATTGTCATCTTGGAAAACTTACAAAATATCTTAGAATAATGGGTTTTGATACGCTCTATTTTAATACGATTGACGATAATGATCTTATTGAACTTGCAAATAGTGAGGATAGGATTATTTTAACGCGTGATAAAGGATTGCATGAACGAACGAAAGCGCCGACTTTTTATCTTGATGCAATAGATAATTTAAAACAGCTTCAAGAACTTCAAAGAGAGTTTGGAATAAAAGATTACTCTCTTGTACCCCGCTGCATTGTATGTAATACAGAGTTGCAAAAAGTGCAAAAAAGTGACATTGAAGCGCAGCTTCCGCCAAAAGTAAAAAAGTATTTTTCAGAGTTTGAAATATGCCCTACATGCAAACGCATATATTGGCATGGGGACCATTACAAAAGAATGATAGCTACTATTGATTCTATTTAG